The genomic stretch AAGCAATGTTAATGGTAAGTAAGGGCGGAAACTGGCTTCGCCTAATGCTGTATCGCTAGAAAGAAATGGATATCGTCTAGCGTTACGCACGATCCCGATCCTTGGCAGTATTTAGCGCTTTTAACATTGTATCTGCTGCCTCAACTGCATCATAGGGAGACCATATGGGGTAAGCTTGGTCAGGTTTAATTAAATCTGTTTCTTGTTGGGCAAGTTCAGAGATTAGAATTTGCATAATATACAACTTGTCTGAACGATTCAGTTCTTTTAAAGTTGAGATTAATTCCGAAGAAATCATGCAAGCGACTCCACCCAGTCTATCGATACTATTCTAAGCTCCCTTGCCTGCGAGTTGGAAAGTCGATTTAACAGCTTACCAGCCTTGTCGGGTGACTAAATCTATACAAAGTTGATTTACAGCATCGCGATCGACACTGCGCGGGAGTGTAGAGTTGGGGTAGGCTGTCTCTAGGCGTTGATAGAGGCTGTTGGCGATCGCCATCATCTCCTCATAGCGGTACTCTCCCCGCTTCATGGCTAGCAACTCTTCGGCATCGCCAGCTATGCGACGATCTACAATAAGTTCGCCATGTTCGAGAATTTCTAACCCTGTTCTTAATAAGCGAATCGCTTGCATGGCAAATTTAGCATCATACCCCACTTTTGCTTCTAGAGCAGCGCGGGCGGGGTTGCGATTTTTCTTCCAAGACTGATAAGCATTATACTCTCGCAAGGCCGCTTGATATTGCTGCGTTTTTTGCAAGCGTTGAATAAACTTATCGGAAGCTTGGGTAAGTTTTTGGGTATATTCCAACGCTTCATCGGATAGGGGATATTGTTTAAAGATACCCTTGTAATCAATTTCCGCAGTCAGCAATTGATAAAGCTGTTGTGCGGGTTCTAAAAACTGGACTTTATCCCGCACCAGCAGATACAAGTATTCTAGAAATGCATTCACCTCATCTTTGGTTAGCGGTTGAATTTCGGTTAACCCATAGTCTGCGGGAGTCGGTTTAACTTGGGGTGGGTTTAATAACCAGCGTCGATGCGATTCTAACTTTTTGAGTTGAGCATATCCATAGCCTGCATAGGTATGTTTAACCTTGGTTGACAAGAACATTTGCTTGTGTTCCACCAAGGTTTTCCCAATGTCGGTTAAATGCTCGTATTGGTTAAACCACAACAACTCTAGAATGTTGGGGTTATTGTCGGTACAAAGTTCTAAAAACTTCTTGAGTTCATAGATACTCGTATCCACGGATAAATAGGGAAATAAATGCGCCGAGGTATCCCAACCGCGATCGCGCTGTTCAATCTTAGAAAAACCTAAATAATAGGGTTGCGTTGCAATAAAAACGCCGCGATAATCTTTATCGGAAATTCCAGGCATTGCTAACCCATAGCCATAGGAACCCGTGAGAGCAATTAAAATAGTCCGTTGCTCAATTTCTAAGTAATCCATATTCAATTATCAGTTTATTCTATTTGTATTATATTGTAGTACGTTGGCTATCCATCGGCAAGTAATTGCTGGTAAGTGGCGAGAGTCTGTTGAGCGATCGCGCTCCAGCTATAATGAGTCTGAGCATATTGCTTTCCCTTTTCCCCGCGTCGCCGTCTTTCCGGTGCATCCGTCAAAGCCTCGCGCAGCGTACTTTTTAGCGAATCTACTTCAGATTCGCACACCCAACCCGCCTCAGATGTTTGAATATCTTCCCAGATGTACACGCCTTGGGAAATCACAACTGGGGTAGCCGATGCGATCGCCTCCGCCACCGCAATTCCAAAATTTTCGTAGTACGATGGCAATACGAACAGATCCGCATCCTGCAACAAAGCAGCCTTTAACTCTCCTTTAACAAACCCTGGAATTGTCGTAACTTTTCCTAAAACAGACTCTCTGACTCGCTGTTTAATCTGTTCCTCATACGCCGGATCTTGCGGATTGCCCCCCGCTAAAACAAAATGAAAAGATACGCCTTCTGCGAGTAACCTTTCCAAAGCCGGAATCAGCAAATCCAATCCTTTTTTCGGGTCAATCCGAGACATATATAATAGAATCGGCACATCTTCCGGTAAACCAAGCTGAGACTTCGCCATCCCTGGGGTAAATTCCGGTAACTGCACCCCCAAAGGAATCACCACATCCTTCGTTTTTGTGCCAAACCGTTCGGAAACCTTTGCTTCTTGGGAACTGGTAAAATGAATCGCCTCAGCGCCCGCCAAATTTCCCTTTTCAATCAAAGCCGCATAGACTTGTTTTAACTGCCTTTTCTTCTGTAAATCCGCCGGATCTAACGTTCCCAAAGGACGCATTAAATAAGGTAACTTCCGGCTTCTCGCCACCACCGCCGCCGCCGAAGAAACCGGGGAAAACAAAGCATGAATATGAGCAATATCAAATTCCTGGCTATGCTGCGCCAACCATCTCAATAAATCAATTGAAAACTTATAGCGACGAAACGGCGAACAGCGAAAATAACGAATCAGATACCCATCCTGTTCTACCGGACGATCCAAAGGCACATCTAGCGGCGCTTGTCCCGTATCTCCATTAGAATCAGTCGTGAGAATTGTCACCTCTGCGCCTGCTTTCGCCAACGCCGCAGACAACCCCAAAACCATCTGACTAGGGCCGCCATACACTAAAGAAATAGACGGAACAATTTGCAGCACGCGCATCAATTTAGTCCTCTATTATCGTCCTGTTTCAATCCTCGATCGGCCCTGACAATCTCGCAACCACACCCGCACCGCTTGCGCCACTACACCCTGACTGCTATCTCTTGGCGGCGAAGGCGTGCGTCCGGTTGGCGAACCTCCCGTGCGAGA from Desertifilum tharense IPPAS B-1220 encodes the following:
- a CDS encoding DNA polymerase beta superfamily protein is translated as MDYLEIEQRTILIALTGSYGYGLAMPGISDKDYRGVFIATQPYYLGFSKIEQRDRGWDTSAHLFPYLSVDTSIYELKKFLELCTDNNPNILELLWFNQYEHLTDIGKTLVEHKQMFLSTKVKHTYAGYGYAQLKKLESHRRWLLNPPQVKPTPADYGLTEIQPLTKDEVNAFLEYLYLLVRDKVQFLEPAQQLYQLLTAEIDYKGIFKQYPLSDEALEYTQKLTQASDKFIQRLQKTQQYQAALREYNAYQSWKKNRNPARAALEAKVGYDAKFAMQAIRLLRTGLEILEHGELIVDRRIAGDAEELLAMKRGEYRYEEMMAIANSLYQRLETAYPNSTLPRSVDRDAVNQLCIDLVTRQGW
- the hpsP gene encoding hormogonium polysaccharide biosynthesis glycosyltransferase HpsP; amino-acid sequence: MRVLQIVPSISLVYGGPSQMVLGLSAALAKAGAEVTILTTDSNGDTGQAPLDVPLDRPVEQDGYLIRYFRCSPFRRYKFSIDLLRWLAQHSQEFDIAHIHALFSPVSSAAAVVARSRKLPYLMRPLGTLDPADLQKKRQLKQVYAALIEKGNLAGAEAIHFTSSQEAKVSERFGTKTKDVVIPLGVQLPEFTPGMAKSQLGLPEDVPILLYMSRIDPKKGLDLLIPALERLLAEGVSFHFVLAGGNPQDPAYEEQIKQRVRESVLGKVTTIPGFVKGELKAALLQDADLFVLPSYYENFGIAVAEAIASATPVVISQGVYIWEDIQTSEAGWVCESEVDSLKSTLREALTDAPERRRRGEKGKQYAQTHYSWSAIAQQTLATYQQLLADG